A stretch of the Meles meles chromosome 19, mMelMel3.1 paternal haplotype, whole genome shotgun sequence genome encodes the following:
- the CHST8 gene encoding carbohydrate sulfotransferase 8, translating to MTPRAGTMRLACMFSSILLFGAAGLLLFISLQDPTELAPRQLPGIKFSIRPQQPYNDAPPGSAQDGDSKAPTEKVPGDLSSWAPRDFHLLVPDRPQAHLNAGARPRPRQRRRRLLIKKMPPAAAVPANGSVGAFPWPAPWAPDGHWVTLHRSQQERKRVMREACAKYRASSSRRAVTPRHVSRIFVEDRHRVLYCEVPKAGCSNWKRVLMVLAGLASSTANIPHDTVHYGGALKRLDTFDRQGILHRLSTYTKMLFVREPFERLVSAFRDKFEHPNSYYHPVFGKAILARYRANASREALRTGSGVRFPEFVQYLLDVHRPVGMDIHWDHVSRLCSPCLIDYDFVGKFESMEDDANFFLSLIQAPRNLTFPRFKDRHSQEARTTAQIARQYFTQLSALQRQRTYDFYYMDYLVFNYSKPFADLY from the exons GAATAAAGTTCAGCATCAGGCCACAGCAGCCCTACAAC GACGCCCCACCAGGCAGTGCCCAGGATGGTGACTCGAAGGCACCGACGGAGAAGGTCCCCGGAGACTTGTCCAGCTGGGCCCCAAGGGACTTCCACCTGCTCGTGCCAGACCGGCCTCAAGCCCACCTAAACGCgggggcccggccccggccccggcagCGCCGCCGGCGGCTGCTTATCAAGAAAATGCCCCCTGCGGCAGCCGTCCCAGCCAACGGCTCAGTGGGCGCGTTCCCGTGGCCGGCACCCTGGGCCCCCGACGGCCACTGGGTCACCCTGCACCGCAGCCAGCAGGAGCGCAAGCGGGTGATGCGGGAGGCGTGTGCCAAGTATCGGGCCAGCAGCAGCCGCCGGGCGGTCACCCCCCGCCACGTGTCCCGCATCTTCGTGGAGGACCGCCACCGCGTGCTGTACTGCGAGGTGCCCAAGGCGGGCTGCTCCAACTGGAAGAGGGTGCTCATGGTGCTGGCGGGGCTGGCCTCGTCCACCGCCAACATCCCGCACGACACTGTCCACTACGGCGGCGCCCTCAAGCGGCTGGACACCTTCGATCGCCAGGGTATCCTTCACCGCCTCAGCACCTACACCAAGATGCTCTTCGTCCGCGAGCCCTTCGAGAGGCTGGTCTCTGCCTTCCGCGACAAGTTCGAGCACCCCAATAGTTACTACCACCCCGTGTTCGGCAAGGCCATCCTGGCCCGGTACCGGGCCAACGCGTCCCGGGAGGCGCTGCGGACGGGCTCTGGCGTGCGCTTCCCCGAGTTCGTCCAGTACCTGCTGGACGTGCACCGGCCCGTGGGCATGGACATCCACTGGGACCACGTCAGCCGGCTGTGCAGCCCCTGCCTCATCGACTACGACTTCGTGGGCAAGTTCGAGAGCATGGAGGACGACGCCAACTTCTTCCTGAGCCTCATCCAGGCGCCGCGGAACCTGACCTTCCCCCGGTTCAAAGACCGGCACTCGCAGGAGGCCCGGACCACGGCGCAGATCGCCCGCCAGTACTTCACCCAGCTCTCAGCCCTGCAGCGGCAGCGCACCTACGACTTCTACTACATGGACTACCTGGTTTTCAACTACTCCAAGCCCTTTGCGGACCTGTACTGA